One window from the genome of Diabrotica virgifera virgifera chromosome 6, PGI_DIABVI_V3a encodes:
- the LOC126886473 gene encoding uncharacterized protein K02A2.6-like, which translates to MGIRDPVTREALLRVDKLTLQKAIEFCRTSEQSKNQNLKFHTERKDVDIGEVRKDRYQGHRNYNNSRSKANTNEKFKCKRCQSTHGARECPAYGKKCKKCGLLNHFAKSCRVKNIDVIDEDSSDGSADSFVGNVNKVYQNVSSQNIWDEIIKIENKRIKVKLDTGADVSIIPLKIFKKIDKQFKIRDNHYVLKGFEGTQAKTMGVVNLFCKHKNKYVYEDFTIINGATRVLLSGKLCIDLGLVKRINNIESCGTLELAERDKFINLNPEVFRGHGKFCGKHRITTVDNFEPVSYPPVNVPVAIRDNLKNELDRLTKRGAIVKVNEIDPRASINRIVIVEKQNGKLRLCLDPLDLNKQIVRKPRVVHKLEDVCAQMIGKKIFSVFDLSEGYHHLELDETSSWKCCFATSYGIFRYKVLPYGLSNSQDLFQEVVEDKFKGIENLLICHDDMIVMGTTKEEHDTTVKKVLERAKEVGAKFNGDKFQYCQEEVRFMGQVFSHKGMQIDPDRVESLCKLEKPNSKVELQRILGAFNYVRRYIPNMTEHIQPLCQLLKNNVEWVWLPSHQKCFDNLKNIICKSPALVPYDPNQKIILQCDASKNGLGVCISDVTNIRIRIRIREYSHVFAYSHSHPHSRNLCECFANMKTRKKNNFKIILG; encoded by the coding sequence ATGGGCATCAGAGATCCAGTTACTAGAGAAGCTCTATTGAGAGTGGACAAACTTACCCTACAAAAAGCCATCGAATTTTGTAGAACTAGTGAACAAAGTAAGaaccaaaatttgaaatttcatacCGAAAGAAAAGATGTAGACATAGGAGAAGTTCGTAAAGATAGGTACCAGGGCCATAGAAATTATAATAACTCTAGAAGTAAAGCGAATACCAATGAAAAATTCAAGTGTAAAAGATGTCAATCAACTCATGGGGCCAGAGAATGTCCAGCGTATGGAAAGAAATGTAAGAAATGTGGGCTTTTAAACCATTTTGCAAAGTCGTGTAGAGTGAAGAATATTGATGTCATAGATGAAGATAGCAGTGATGGATCAGCTGATAGTTTTGTAGGAAATGTCAATAAAGTATACCAAAATGTAAGTAGTCAAAATATTTGGGATGAAAttataaaaattgaaaacaaGAGAATTAAAGTAAAACTTGACACAGGTGCAGATGTAAGTAtaattccattaaaaatttttaagaaaattgataaacaatttaaaattagggATAATCATTATGTACTGAAAGGGTTTGAGGGTACTCAGGCTAAAACAATGGGTgtcgtaaatttattttgtaaacataaaaataagtatgtttacgaggattttacaattattaatggGGCAACTCGAGTTCTTTTAAGTGGTAAATTATGTATTGATTTGGGGTTAGTTAAACGAATCAACAATATTGAGAGTTGTGGTACTTTAGAATTAGCAGAAAGGGATAAATTTATAAACCTTAACCCTGAAGTTTTTAGAGGTCATGGTAAATTTTGTGGTAAACATAGGATCACTACAGTAGACAATTTTGAGCCAGTAAGTTACCCACCTGTAAATGTACCTGTCGCAATTagagataatttaaaaaatgaattagataggtTGACAAAAAGAGGGGCAATTGTCAAAGTTAACGAAATTGACCCCAGAGCAAGCATAAACCGCATTGTTATTGTGGAAAAGCAAAATGGTAAGTTACGTTTATGCTTAGACCCATTAGATCTAAACAAACAAATAGTCCGCAAACCAAGAGTAGTACATAAATTGGAAGATGTTTGTGCACAAATGATAGGTAAAAAGATATTTTCTGTATTTGATCTCTCTGAAGGGTATCATCATTTAGAACTTGACGAGACATCATCATGGAAATGCTGTTTTGCAACTTCTTATGGAATTTTCAGATATAAAGTATTGCCATATGGATTATCAAATTCCCAAGATCTGTTTCAAGAAGTAgtagaagataaatttaaagGTATAGAGAATTTATTGATTTGTCATGATGATATGATTGTTATGGGAACAACAAAAGAAGAACATGATACAACTGTTAAAAAAGTGTTAGAAAGGGCTAAAGAAGTAGGAGCAAAGTTTAATGgggacaaatttcaatattgtcaaGAAGAGGTCAGATTTATGGGTCAAGTTTTTTCACATAAAGGGATGCAAATAGATCCTGACAGAGTGGAATCACTTTGTAAacttgaaaaaccaaatagtaaAGTAGAATTACAAAGAATTTTGGGCGCATTTAATTACGTTAGACGGTACATTCCGAACATGACTGAACATATTCAACCTCTTTgtcaattacttaaaaataatgtagAATGGGTGTGGCTCCCGTCACATCAAAAatgttttgataatttaaagaacATAATTTGTAAATCACCAGCGTTAGTCCCTTATGATCctaatcaaaaaattattttacaatgtGATGCATCTAAAAATGGTTTAGGTGTTtgtattagtgatgtaacgaatattcgtattcgcattcgcattcgcgaatattcgcatgtttttgcatattcgcattcgcatccgcattcgcgaaatttgtgcgaatgttttgcgaatatgaaaaccagaaaaaaaaataattttaagataatattaggttaa